Proteins co-encoded in one Stomoxys calcitrans chromosome 5, idStoCalc2.1, whole genome shotgun sequence genomic window:
- the LOC106096249 gene encoding poly(A) polymerase type 3, whose translation MWNSDKQQNGVITSSTNSNSSSTTTTQNNGNGSATTRNPPKQLGMTSAISLAGPRPEDIQKSEELRKTLEPYKVFESEEELNHRMEILAKLNTLVKQWVKDVSIAKNMPEAAAQKLGGKIYTFGSYRLGVHHKGADIDALCVAPRNIERSDYFTSFFELMKKQPEVTECRAVEEAFVPVIKMNFDGIEIDLLFARLSLKEIPDDFDLRDDNLLKNLDPRSVRSLNGCRVTDEILSLVPNIENFRLALRSIKLWAKKHGIYSNSLGYFGGVTWAMLVARTCQLYPNATASTLVHKFFLVFSRWKWPHPVLLKHPDNVNLRFPVWDPRVNASDRYHLMPIITPAYPQQNSTFNVSESTKKVILMEFNRGMTTTDEIMLGRASWDRLFEAPSFFYRYRHFIVLLVNSQTADDHLEWCGLVESKIRLLIGNLERNQHISLAHVNPKCFDHKKGSGNSSSNNNNNNSNNNNSCSQNSSGNEDDKSQTSSVGGANSSAGSVGGVSQQSSSSASSTLSTSPFCSMWFIGLEFERTENLNVDLTENIQNFTEHVIQHGVNIKMLKEGMSIEARHVKRKQLSQYLDGDFLKRERKSMDSHNSFNNAIIANRKRLSSELLQKDGSNGSSSKRSRVSESNEENSNASSDAGGATTPTTPTASQQTPPTFNNASNTIKQPTSATATPMVEDHSDNSNSGSAAAVSGGGNGSAAAPVASAAAATASTQPATEVACS comes from the exons atgtggaATTCGGATAAACAACAGAATGGTGTTATAACATCTTCAACAAATTCAAACTCTTCCTCGACAACGACCACACAAAATAATGGCAATGGCTCTGCAACGACGCGCAATCCTCCCAAACAGTTGGGCATGACATCGGCCATCAGTTTGGCTGGGCCTCGACCCGAAGATATACAAAAATCCGAAGAATTACGCAAAACACTGGAACCCTACAAAGTCTTTGAGTCCGAAGAGGAACTCAATCATCGCATGGAGATACTTGCCAAACTTAATACGCTggtaaaacagtgggttaaagATGTTTCCATAGCCAAGAATATGCCCGAGGCAGCTGCACAAAAACTCGGTGGCAAAATCTACACATTCGGCTCATATCGCCTGGGTGTACATCAtaagggtgcagatattgacGCATTGTGTGTGGCACCACGCAATATAGAACGCTCTGACTATTTTACCTCATTCTTTGAGCTAATGAAAAAGCAACCTGAAGTAACCGAATGCCGGGCTGTGGAGGAGGCTTTTGTGCCCGTAATAAAGATGAATTTTGATGGCATTGAAATTGATTTATTGTTTGCCCGTTTATCTCTAAAAGAGATACCCGATGATTTTGATTTGCGCGATGATAATTTGTTGAAGAACTTAGATCCCCGTTCTGTGCGTAGTTTGAATGGTTGTCGTGTAACAGATGAGATTTTATCCCTGGTACCGAATATCGAGAATTTTCGTTTGGCGTTGCGTTCCATAAAGTTGTGGGCTAAAA AACATGGCATCTACTCGAATTCCTTGGGctattttggtggtgtcaccTGGGCCATGTTGGTAGCGCGTACTTGCCAATTATATCCGAATGCTACGGCTTCCACATTGGTACACAAATTCTTTTTGGTATTTTCACGATGGAAATGGCCACATCCGGTTTTACTAAAACATCCAGATAATGTCAACTTACGATTTCCG GTCTGGGATCCCAGAGTGAATGCCTCAGATCGTTATCATCTAATGCCGATTATAACGCCGGCATATCCACAACAGAATTCCACATTTAATGTTTCGGAATCGACCAAGAAAGTCATATTAATGGAATTCAATAGAGGCATGACAACCACCGATGAAATAATGTTGGGCCGTGCCTCTTGGGATAGATTATTCGAAGCTCCTAGTTTCTTTTATAG ATATCGCCATTTCATTGTACTTTTGGTAAATTCACAAACCGCTGATGATCATTTGGAGTGGTGTGGTTTGGTCGAATCTAAAATCCGTTTACTTATAGGCAATTTGGAGCGTAATCAACACATTTCATTGGCCCATGTCAATCCAAAATGTTTTGATCATAAAAAAGGCAgcggcaacagcagcagcaacaacaacaataataatagcaacaacaataattctTGTTCACAAAATAGCAGCGGCAATGAAGATGACAAATCGCAAACATCATCCGTTGGTGGTGCTAACAGTAGTGCAGGCAGTGTCGGTGGTGTTTCACAACAATCATCATCGTCGGCCTCGTCAACTCTATCCACATCGCCATTCTGTTCAATGTGGTTTATAGGTTTAGAATTTGAACGTACGGAAAATCTCAATGTAGATCTAAcggaaaatatacaaaatttcacagaaCATGTTATACAACATGGT GTAAATATCAAAATGTTAAAGGAGGGCATGTCCATTGAGGCGCGCCATGTCAAGCGTAAACAATTGTCACAGTATTTAGATGGCGATTTCCTGAAGAGGGAACGTAAATCCATGGACAGTCATAATAGTTTCAACAATGCGATCATAGCCAATCGCAAACGACTCTCCAGTGAGTTGTTACAAAAGGACGGCAGTAATGGTAGCAGTAGCAAGAGATCACGTGTCAGTGAATCG AATGAGGAAAATTCAAATGCATCAAGTGACGCCGGTGGAGCCACAACACCTACAACACCCACCGCATCGCAACAAACACCGCCAACATTTAACAATGCCAGCAACACCATTAAGCAACCAACATCAGCTACGGCAacgcctatggtggaggatcaTTCGGATAATAGTAACAGTGGCAGTGCGGCGGCAGTAAGTGGTGGGGGCAATGGAAGTGCAGCTGCGCCTGTTGCTAGTGCTGCAGCAGCTACAGCATCAACACAACCAGCAACCGAAGTGGCATGCTCGTGA